A region of Panicum virgatum strain AP13 chromosome 8N, P.virgatum_v5, whole genome shotgun sequence DNA encodes the following proteins:
- the LOC120686810 gene encoding ubiquitin-conjugating enzyme E2 D4-like, with product MAHLRKSSRYAQERGDEEITYGRISKELDAMRVSPPPHCSAGLVSDNLFHWKATIHGPSDSPYTGGVFRLTMNFPRNYPEKPPEVKFKTKVYHPNINSNNGSIFLNIHRLKYVGVINVFNYILLCDCVPYCCC from the exons ATGGCGCACCTCAGGAAGTCGTCAAGGTATGCTCAGGAGCGGGGAGACGAAGAAATCACTTATGGAAGAATTAGCAAGGAACTAGATGCCATGCGGGTCTCACCGCCGCCTCACTGCAGTGCAG gCCTTGTTTCTGATAACCTGTTCCACTGGAAAGCGACCATCCATGGCCCCTCGGACAGCCCCTACACTGGGGGCGTGTTTCGCCTCACCATGAATTTCCCTCGAAACTACCCGGAGAAACCTCCCGAG GTGAAGTTCAAGACTAAGGTGTACCACCCCAACATCAACAGCAACAACGGCTCCATCTTCCTGAACATCCACCGGCTCAAATATGTTGGTGTAATAAATGTTTTCAATTATATATTGTTGTGTGACTGCGTACCCTATTGTTGCTGCTAA
- the LOC120685022 gene encoding CASP-like protein 4D1, protein MASRTTAALPSAMLILRLLTLVLLVASLALIAADKLKVDGDPPQQFTFKDVHAYRYVLAVAVVGCAYTLLHLTFAAVGVARRKRLVGGGGGSGSEDVALLLVVPDVAFALLLAAGAAAGLGFTHDVKRYFDGVVLHRDVDRFFDLAYASAGLMLAAAACTALMIIPSVYSLVKSQ, encoded by the exons ATGGCCTCCAGGACGACGGCTGCCCTGCCGTCGGCCATGCTGATCCTCCGGCTCCTCACCctggtcctcctcgtcgcctcgCTCGCGCTCATCGCCGCCGACAAGCTCAAGGTCGACGGCGACCCGCCGCAGCAGTTCACCTTCAAGGACGTGCACGCGTACCGGTACGTCCTGGCCGTGGCCGTCGTCGGGTGCGCCTACACGCTGCTGCACCTCACGTTCGCGGCCGTCGGCGTCgcccggaggaagcggctcgtcggcggcgggggcggcagcggcagcgaggACGTGGCGCTGCTCCTCGTCGTCCCCGACGTTGCCTTCGCGCTGCTGCtggcggcgggcgccgccgcggggctcggcttcacccacgACGTGAAGCGCTACTTCGACGGGGTGGT GCTCCACCGGGACGTGGACAGGTTCTTCGACCTGGCCTACGCCTCCGCGGGGCTCATGctggcggccgccgcctgcacgGCGCTCATGATCATCCCCTCCGTCTACTCGCTCGTCAAGTCACAGTGA